One stretch of Mycolicibacterium fallax DNA includes these proteins:
- the dusB gene encoding tRNA dihydrouridine synthase DusB, which yields MATVLPSSARPALRIGPMNLASPVVLAPMAGVTNVAFRTLCRELELARAGTVSGLYVCEMVTARALVERHPVTMHMTTFGPDESPRSLQLYTVDPDTTYAAARMIATEGLADHIDLNFGCPVPKVTRRGGGSALPYKRRLFGRIVAAAVRACADTDIPVTVKFRVGIDDEHHTYLDAGRIAAAEGAAAVALHARTAAQRYSGTADWDRIAELKALLPDVPVLGNGDIFNAGDAVAMMDRTGCDGVVIGRGCLGRPWLFAELSAVFNGEPVATPPNLGEVADIIRRHGALLSAHFGEDKGMRDIRKHIAWYLHGFPAGADLRRALALVKTLDELDTLLDGLDPDVPFGPHAAGPRGRQGSPGSVTLPEGWLDDPDDLTVPVGADVMNSGG from the coding sequence ATGGCGACCGTTCTGCCCTCATCGGCCCGGCCCGCACTGCGGATCGGGCCGATGAATTTGGCCAGCCCCGTCGTGCTCGCACCGATGGCCGGGGTCACCAACGTCGCGTTCCGCACGCTGTGCCGCGAACTCGAGCTGGCCCGCGCCGGCACCGTCAGCGGGCTGTACGTCTGCGAGATGGTGACCGCCCGCGCCCTGGTCGAGCGGCACCCGGTCACCATGCACATGACCACCTTCGGGCCCGACGAGTCACCACGCTCGCTGCAGCTCTACACCGTCGACCCGGACACCACCTACGCCGCGGCCCGGATGATCGCCACCGAGGGCCTGGCCGACCACATCGACCTGAACTTCGGCTGCCCGGTACCCAAGGTGACCCGGCGTGGCGGCGGCTCGGCGCTGCCCTACAAGCGCCGACTGTTCGGCCGGATCGTCGCGGCCGCCGTCCGGGCCTGCGCGGACACCGACATCCCGGTCACCGTCAAGTTCCGGGTCGGCATCGACGACGAGCACCACACCTACCTCGACGCCGGCCGGATCGCCGCCGCCGAGGGCGCGGCCGCGGTCGCGCTGCACGCCCGCACCGCCGCCCAGCGCTACTCCGGGACCGCGGACTGGGACCGGATCGCCGAGCTCAAAGCGCTGCTGCCCGACGTCCCGGTGCTGGGCAACGGCGACATCTTCAACGCCGGCGACGCCGTGGCGATGATGGACCGGACCGGCTGCGACGGCGTCGTCATCGGCCGCGGCTGCCTGGGCCGGCCGTGGCTGTTCGCCGAGCTGTCGGCGGTGTTCAACGGCGAGCCGGTGGCCACCCCGCCGAACCTCGGCGAGGTCGCCGACATCATCCGCCGGCACGGCGCACTGCTGTCCGCGCACTTCGGCGAGGACAAGGGCATGCGGGACATCCGCAAGCACATCGCCTGGTACCTGCACGGCTTCCCCGCCGGCGCGGACCTGCGCCGGGCGCTGGCACTGGTGAAGACGCTCGACGAACTCGACACGCTGCTCGACGGGCTCGACCCCGACGTGCCGTTCGGCCCGCACGCCGCCGGACCCCGCGGCAGGCAGGGTTCGCCCGGGTCGGTGACACTGCCCGAGGGCTGGCTCGACGACCCCGATGACCTCACGGTTCCGGTCGGCGCCGACGTGATGAACTCCGGCGGCTGA
- a CDS encoding acyl-ACP desaturase, with protein MSKDLTDLQLLTELEPVVAENINRHMKMTKEWNPHDYIPWSDGKNYYALGGQDWDPEQSKLSEVAQTAMVQNLLTEDNLPSYHREIAMNFTMDGPWGWWVNRWTAEENRHGIALRDYLVVTRAIDPVELEVTRMEQVTRGFSPGQNHQGDLFAESLFDAVMYVSFQELATRVSHRNTGKACNDPVADALLGKISNDENLHMIFYRDTSAAGLDICPNQAMKSLHRVLRNFRMPGFTVPEFRRKAVIIAVGGVYDPRIHLDDVVMPVLKKWRIFEREDFTGEAAAMRDDLGLLIEELEETCEKFEVAKERRLERERKVAEKKAMKNLLVSSSS; from the coding sequence GTGTCCAAAGACCTGACCGACCTGCAGCTGCTTACAGAGCTCGAGCCGGTTGTGGCGGAGAACATCAACCGCCACATGAAGATGACCAAGGAGTGGAACCCGCACGACTACATCCCGTGGTCCGACGGCAAGAACTACTACGCCCTCGGCGGCCAGGACTGGGATCCCGAGCAGTCCAAGCTCTCCGAGGTCGCGCAGACCGCCATGGTGCAGAACCTGCTGACCGAGGACAACCTGCCGTCGTATCACCGCGAGATCGCGATGAACTTCACCATGGACGGCCCCTGGGGCTGGTGGGTCAACCGCTGGACCGCCGAGGAGAACCGGCACGGCATCGCGCTGCGCGACTACCTGGTGGTGACCCGCGCCATCGACCCGGTGGAGCTGGAAGTCACCCGGATGGAGCAGGTCACCCGCGGCTTCTCCCCCGGCCAGAACCACCAGGGTGACCTGTTCGCCGAGAGCCTGTTCGACGCCGTCATGTACGTGTCGTTCCAGGAGTTGGCGACCCGGGTCAGCCACCGCAACACCGGCAAGGCGTGCAACGACCCGGTGGCCGACGCGCTGCTGGGCAAGATCTCCAACGACGAGAACCTGCACATGATCTTCTACCGGGACACCAGCGCCGCCGGCCTGGACATCTGCCCCAACCAGGCGATGAAGTCCCTGCACCGGGTGCTGCGCAACTTCCGGATGCCCGGGTTCACCGTGCCGGAGTTCCGCCGCAAGGCCGTGATCATCGCCGTCGGCGGGGTCTACGACCCGCGCATCCACCTCGACGACGTGGTGATGCCGGTGCTCAAGAAGTGGCGGATCTTCGAGCGCGAGGACTTCACCGGTGAGGCCGCCGCGATGCGCGACGACCTGGGCCTGCTCATCGAGGAACTCGAGGAGACCTGCGAGAAGTTCGAGGTGGCCAAGGAGCGCCGCCTGGAGCGCGAGCGCAAGGTCGCCGAGAAGAAGGCGATGAAGAACCTGCTGGTGTCCTCATCGTCGTGA
- a CDS encoding TetR/AcrR family transcriptional regulator, whose translation MTSGQRRGRWTGLSLSERQARRRAELITAGIDLLGSPDGPALTVRAVCRRAELTERYFYECFADRDEFVRAVYDEVGGAAMTALSSAHTPREAVEGFVALMVDAPARGRVLLLAPSVEPALARSGAAWMPSFIELLQHRLTAIDDPATQRMTAISLVAGLTGLFTAYLDGGLTVDRKKFVDYCVALVARHTEADNG comes from the coding sequence GTGACGTCCGGTCAACGCCGCGGTCGCTGGACCGGCCTGTCGCTCAGCGAACGCCAGGCCCGCCGCCGGGCCGAGCTGATCACCGCCGGGATCGACCTGCTCGGCAGCCCGGACGGGCCCGCCCTGACCGTGCGGGCGGTCTGCCGCCGCGCCGAACTGACCGAACGCTACTTCTACGAGTGCTTCGCCGACCGCGACGAGTTCGTCCGCGCGGTCTACGACGAGGTCGGCGGTGCGGCCATGACCGCGCTGAGCTCGGCGCACACCCCGCGCGAGGCCGTCGAGGGCTTCGTCGCGCTGATGGTCGACGCGCCGGCCCGCGGCCGGGTGCTGCTGCTGGCCCCGTCCGTCGAACCGGCACTGGCCCGCTCCGGCGCCGCCTGGATGCCGAGCTTCATCGAGTTGCTGCAGCACCGCCTCACCGCCATCGACGACCCGGCCACCCAGCGGATGACGGCGATCAGCCTGGTCGCCGGGCTCACCGGACTGTTCACCGCTTACCTCGACGGCGGGCTGACCGTCGACCGGAAAAAGTTCGTGGACTACTGCGTCGCGTTGGTGGCACGCCACACCGAAGCCGATAACGGTTGA
- a CDS encoding oxygenase MpaB family protein: MTQDTSAAPPATSAGCPVAPEGYLAPPIPLGPDSLTWKYFGDWRGMLQGPWAGSMQNMHPQLGAAVQQHSIFFTERWPRLMRSLYPIGGVVFDGDRAPATGAEVRDYHVDIKGVDDQGRRYHALNPDVFYWAHATFFVGTLIVAERFCGGITEAEKRQLFDEHKQWYSMYGMSMRPVPDTWEDFEVYWAQMCTEVLEDNWATRAVLDLSALPKPPFAGWLPDWAWGLQRRVLARFFVWFTVGLYDPPVRRRLGYRWSRRDEWLHRRFGDLVRAAFAVVPPRLRKHPRARAGWDRAAGRLPADAPLPQTPARNLPPVEVRGDGKHYCPVR, translated from the coding sequence GTGACTCAAGATACGTCCGCCGCGCCGCCGGCCACCAGCGCCGGCTGCCCGGTCGCGCCGGAGGGCTACCTCGCGCCGCCGATCCCGCTCGGACCGGACTCGCTGACCTGGAAGTACTTCGGTGACTGGCGCGGCATGCTGCAGGGCCCGTGGGCCGGGTCGATGCAGAACATGCACCCGCAGCTCGGCGCGGCCGTGCAACAGCACTCCATCTTCTTCACCGAACGCTGGCCCCGGCTGATGCGCTCGCTGTACCCGATCGGCGGGGTGGTGTTCGACGGGGACCGGGCGCCGGCCACCGGCGCCGAGGTGCGCGACTATCACGTCGACATCAAGGGCGTCGACGACCAGGGCCGCCGCTACCACGCGCTGAACCCGGACGTTTTCTACTGGGCGCACGCCACCTTCTTCGTCGGCACCCTGATCGTCGCCGAACGGTTCTGCGGCGGGATCACCGAGGCGGAAAAACGTCAGCTCTTCGACGAGCACAAGCAGTGGTACTCGATGTACGGCATGAGCATGCGCCCGGTCCCGGACACCTGGGAGGACTTCGAGGTCTACTGGGCGCAGATGTGCACCGAGGTGCTGGAGGACAACTGGGCAACCCGCGCGGTGCTGGACCTGTCCGCGCTGCCCAAACCGCCGTTCGCCGGCTGGCTGCCGGACTGGGCCTGGGGTCTGCAACGCCGCGTGCTGGCCCGGTTCTTCGTCTGGTTCACCGTCGGGCTGTACGACCCGCCGGTGCGACGACGGCTGGGCTACCGGTGGTCGCGCCGCGACGAGTGGCTGCACCGCCGGTTCGGTGACCTGGTGCGGGCGGCGTTCGCCGTGGTCCCGCCGCGGCTGCGCAAACACCCGCGGGCGCGGGCCGGCTGGGACCGCGCCGCCGGCCGGCTGCCGGCCGACGCCCCGCTGCCGCAGACCCCGGCGCGCAACCTCCCGCCGGTCGAGGTTCGCGGCGACGGCAAGCACTATTGCCCGGTGCGCTGA
- a CDS encoding serine/threonine-protein kinase, whose translation MLAPELLGGRYEMRGVLGRGGMAEVRDAWDTAAGRPVAIKLLYPGYDTHPDYLRRFWAEAEAAAALNHPNIVAVYDRGLHRGAPYLVMQRLSGRSLADLIAQGPVRQEYVRTMLTEVLSALAAAHAAGILHRDIKPANILLGEDGHVKVADFGLAKGLDTYRTETGQIMGTMAYMSPERLTGRAATVSDDLYAVGVVGHEALTGRRAFPQENLVALARAITEEPPPPVAVQRPDIDPQLAAIVDRAMTSEEPARFPSAAAMLAELADVSGDPVTGPIPIPPAPPPATPPAAGPSVIVVPQPVLVRRRSWQLVALVAVAVAVVVGLVVGALAFFLGASSQREQPPPVVTTVTSTPPVTTTAPAPPEVPPRRGYG comes from the coding sequence ATGTTGGCCCCCGAACTGCTCGGCGGCCGCTACGAAATGCGTGGCGTCCTGGGTCGGGGCGGCATGGCCGAGGTGCGCGACGCCTGGGACACCGCCGCCGGCCGGCCGGTTGCGATCAAGCTGCTCTACCCCGGCTACGACACCCACCCGGACTACCTGCGCCGGTTCTGGGCCGAGGCCGAGGCCGCCGCCGCGCTCAACCACCCCAACATCGTCGCCGTCTACGACCGCGGCCTGCACCGCGGCGCCCCGTACCTGGTGATGCAGCGGCTGTCCGGCCGCAGCCTGGCCGACCTGATCGCCCAGGGCCCGGTCCGCCAGGAGTACGTGCGCACCATGCTCACCGAGGTGCTCTCGGCGCTGGCCGCCGCGCACGCCGCCGGCATCCTGCACCGCGACATCAAACCGGCCAACATCCTGCTCGGCGAGGACGGGCACGTGAAGGTCGCCGACTTCGGGCTGGCCAAGGGGCTGGACACCTACCGCACCGAGACCGGGCAGATCATGGGCACGATGGCCTACATGAGCCCGGAGCGGCTGACCGGCCGGGCCGCCACCGTCTCCGACGACCTGTACGCGGTCGGCGTCGTCGGCCACGAGGCGCTGACCGGGCGGCGGGCGTTCCCGCAGGAGAACCTGGTGGCGCTGGCCCGGGCGATCACCGAGGAGCCACCGCCCCCGGTGGCCGTGCAGCGCCCGGACATCGACCCGCAGCTGGCCGCCATCGTCGACCGGGCGATGACCTCCGAGGAGCCGGCCCGGTTCCCGAGCGCGGCGGCGATGCTGGCCGAGCTTGCCGACGTCAGCGGCGACCCGGTCACCGGCCCGATCCCGATCCCGCCCGCGCCGCCGCCGGCGACACCGCCGGCAGCCGGCCCGTCGGTCATCGTGGTGCCCCAGCCGGTGCTGGTCCGGCGGCGCAGCTGGCAGCTGGTGGCGCTGGTCGCGGTCGCCGTCGCGGTGGTGGTCGGCCTGGTGGTGGGCGCGCTGGCGTTCTTCCTCGGCGCCTCCAGCCAGCGTGAGCAGCCCCCGCCGGTGGTCACCACCGTCACCTCCACGCCGCCGGTGACGACGACCGCCCCGGCCCCGCCGGAGGTGCCGCCGCGCCGCGGTTACGGCTGA
- a CDS encoding SulP family inorganic anion transporter → MLDDWVPGWNRLRHYRRSWLRGDVLAGLTVAAYLIPQVMAYATVAGLPPIAGLWAALGPIAVYVLLGSSRQLSVGPESTTALMTATALAPLAIADPARYAALAALLALLVGVICLIAGLARLGFLSDLLSHPVLVGYMTGVALIMIADQLGRATGVPVSGVEFLDEIRSFLTGLDQYHLPTVLLSTAVLTALLLGYRFAPRFPGPLIAVVAAAVIVAVFDLTERGIAVVGPIPAGLPSPTLPEVTLADIGTLLVAALGIAVVAFSDNALTARTFAARRREDIDANAELRALGVANLSSGLSSGFPVSSSGSRTAVGDSVGSRTQVYSLVMLVTVVIALLAGRGLLEKIPMPALGALVIYAAIRLIDLAEFRRIAAFRRSELVIAVSTTVAVLTVGVLYGVLVAVGVSILDLLHRVARPHDAVLGNVPDVAGMHDVDDYPDATPIAGLLVYRYDAPLFFANSEDFRGRALAAVDANATPVRWFVLNADAQVDPDLTAVEALEQLRRELTDRGIVFAMARVKQDLLDDLQAAGFADRLGPGRIFPTLATAVAAFRTGSDQP, encoded by the coding sequence ATGCTCGACGACTGGGTGCCCGGCTGGAACCGGCTGCGGCACTATCGGCGGTCCTGGCTGCGCGGCGATGTGCTGGCCGGCCTGACCGTCGCTGCCTACCTGATCCCCCAGGTGATGGCCTACGCCACCGTCGCGGGCCTGCCGCCGATCGCCGGACTGTGGGCGGCGCTGGGCCCGATCGCGGTGTACGTGCTGCTGGGCTCCTCGCGGCAACTGTCCGTCGGCCCGGAATCGACCACGGCGTTGATGACGGCGACCGCGCTGGCGCCGCTGGCGATCGCCGACCCGGCCCGCTACGCCGCGCTGGCCGCGCTGCTGGCCCTGCTGGTCGGGGTGATCTGCCTGATCGCCGGGCTGGCCCGGCTCGGGTTCCTCTCCGACCTGCTGTCGCACCCGGTGCTGGTCGGCTACATGACCGGGGTGGCGCTGATCATGATCGCCGACCAACTCGGCCGCGCCACCGGGGTACCGGTCAGCGGCGTCGAGTTCCTCGACGAAATCCGGTCCTTCCTCACCGGCCTGGACCAGTACCACCTCCCGACCGTGCTGCTCTCGACGGCGGTGCTGACGGCGCTGCTGCTCGGCTACCGGTTCGCACCACGGTTCCCCGGGCCGCTCATCGCCGTCGTCGCTGCGGCGGTGATCGTCGCGGTCTTCGACCTCACCGAACGCGGCATCGCGGTGGTCGGCCCGATCCCCGCCGGACTGCCCAGCCCGACGCTGCCGGAGGTCACCCTCGCCGACATCGGCACCCTGCTGGTCGCCGCACTGGGCATCGCCGTCGTCGCGTTCTCCGACAACGCCCTGACCGCCCGCACTTTCGCCGCCCGCCGCCGGGAGGACATCGACGCCAACGCCGAGCTGCGCGCCCTGGGCGTGGCCAACCTGAGCAGCGGCTTGAGCAGCGGTTTTCCGGTGAGTTCCAGCGGCAGCCGCACCGCCGTCGGCGACAGCGTCGGCTCCCGCACCCAGGTGTACTCGCTGGTCATGCTCGTCACCGTGGTCATTGCCCTGCTGGCCGGGCGGGGCCTGCTGGAGAAGATTCCGATGCCCGCCCTCGGCGCGCTGGTCATCTACGCCGCGATCCGGCTGATCGACCTGGCCGAGTTCCGCCGGATCGCCGCGTTTCGGCGCAGCGAACTGGTCATCGCGGTGTCCACCACGGTCGCGGTGCTGACCGTCGGCGTGCTCTACGGCGTGCTGGTCGCCGTCGGGGTGTCCATCCTGGACCTGCTGCACCGGGTGGCCCGCCCGCACGACGCCGTCCTCGGCAACGTCCCGGACGTGGCCGGCATGCACGACGTCGACGACTACCCCGACGCCACCCCGATCGCCGGCCTGCTGGTGTATCGCTACGACGCACCGTTGTTCTTCGCCAACTCCGAGGACTTCCGCGGCCGGGCGCTGGCCGCCGTCGACGCCAACGCCACCCCGGTGCGCTGGTTCGTGCTCAACGCCGATGCCCAGGTCGACCCCGACCTGACCGCCGTCGAGGCCCTGGAGCAGCTGCGCCGCGAGCTCACCGACCGCGGCATCGTGTTCGCGATGGCCCGGGTCAAACAGGACCTGCTCGACGACCTGCAGGCCGCCGGCTTCGCCGACCGGCTCGGGCCGGGCCGGATCTTCCCGACGCTGGCCACCGCGGTGGCGGCGTTTCGCACCGGCTCCGATCAGCCGTAA
- a CDS encoding VOC family protein, with protein sequence MRLSLIVLYAPEPLVDRAARFYGAVLDAEPVAEQHGDGPEHWSVTSAETGLVMELYPATSRPHTATRLAFHGSDVDAAVQRLIDRAFALPEKTKDGTGWWVSDPIGNTVVLLPEPTPS encoded by the coding sequence ATGCGCCTGAGCCTGATCGTCCTATACGCGCCGGAGCCGCTCGTTGACCGCGCAGCTCGCTTCTACGGGGCGGTCCTCGACGCGGAGCCCGTCGCCGAGCAGCACGGTGACGGGCCTGAGCATTGGTCGGTCACGTCCGCCGAGACCGGCCTCGTGATGGAGCTGTACCCGGCCACCTCACGGCCGCACACCGCAACGCGTCTGGCGTTCCACGGCTCAGATGTCGACGCCGCGGTGCAGCGGTTGATCGATCGCGCCTTCGCGCTGCCTGAGAAGACGAAGGACGGCACGGGCTGGTGGGTGAGCGATCCCATCGGCAACACCGTGGTGCTGTTGCCGGAGCCTACGCCGAGCTGA
- a CDS encoding S1 family peptidase: protein MFRRFLIAGASIAAVLIVTVVAMVLWPNPTVPADQPNMTRVMSGTNNDWLSFDDYVPGTAIAADGPDNDEYECTLAFLGRDGSGTPIAFTAGHCDRPGDDPPHFTRKADEDTPVQLGRFTTVQTADTPDKVVTTGSDGWSDFAVIEIDPALAEAAEANAAIAGVYRVTKVLDYEYLVNNNVTLCKFGFISGETCGKVTEFNNLTVEAELYSASGDSGSPAYVKLGNDEVAAVGILRGSPQGEDNVTEFSLLAPILKATGSTLFCDDPTCRGS from the coding sequence GTGTTCCGCCGCTTCCTCATCGCCGGGGCAAGCATCGCCGCGGTGCTCATCGTGACGGTCGTGGCGATGGTGCTGTGGCCGAACCCCACTGTGCCGGCCGACCAACCGAACATGACGCGGGTGATGTCAGGCACCAACAACGACTGGTTGTCCTTCGATGACTACGTTCCCGGCACGGCGATCGCCGCCGACGGTCCCGACAACGACGAATACGAGTGCACGCTGGCGTTTCTCGGACGTGACGGTTCCGGCACGCCGATCGCGTTCACCGCAGGCCATTGCGACCGGCCCGGCGACGACCCACCACATTTCACCCGTAAGGCCGATGAGGACACCCCCGTCCAACTGGGCCGTTTCACCACCGTGCAGACCGCCGACACACCGGACAAGGTCGTCACGACAGGCTCGGACGGCTGGTCGGACTTCGCCGTGATTGAGATCGATCCCGCACTGGCCGAGGCGGCCGAAGCCAACGCGGCGATCGCGGGGGTGTACCGGGTGACCAAGGTGCTCGACTACGAGTACCTGGTGAACAACAACGTGACACTGTGCAAGTTCGGCTTCATCAGCGGCGAAACCTGCGGCAAGGTGACCGAGTTCAACAACCTCACGGTGGAAGCCGAGCTGTATTCCGCGTCGGGGGATTCGGGTTCGCCGGCGTATGTGAAGCTCGGCAACGACGAAGTCGCTGCGGTCGGGATCCTGCGAGGATCGCCGCAGGGTGAGGACAACGTCACCGAGTTCTCGCTTCTCGCGCCAATACTCAAGGCGACAGGCTCAACCCTGTTCTGCGACGACCCGACATGTCGCGGGAGCTGA
- a CDS encoding helix-turn-helix transcriptional regulator, translating into MNLGVAGHGIGIAFVSQAFAEAVDWSVCEPKHEVRVWRRGKASLKEVVFDRGPSGYITPGVSNVWVIPAGSQSAASARNVVCEFAQLTLPPSLTVSATLRPVVGRRDPLLHHMVERIADTLGRTDLVGKLLRDSLADSLRLHILDSYGERSSTPRRAGRVLDQAAQGRLVDFLRDGLDDEIDLPTMAELTEMKVDAFRRAFIRTFGTTPYQYVLDLRIEKSKTLLTTTDQSMTEISIAAGFSSPSHFATTFKQRVGVTPTVYRNGL; encoded by the coding sequence ATGAATCTCGGCGTTGCAGGGCACGGAATCGGTATCGCGTTCGTCAGCCAGGCGTTCGCTGAGGCCGTTGACTGGTCGGTCTGCGAGCCGAAGCACGAGGTGCGAGTGTGGCGCCGGGGCAAAGCGAGCTTGAAGGAGGTTGTGTTCGACCGCGGCCCCAGCGGGTACATAACCCCGGGAGTGAGCAACGTGTGGGTCATCCCTGCAGGATCGCAGTCCGCTGCATCGGCCCGGAATGTCGTCTGCGAATTCGCTCAGCTGACCTTGCCCCCCTCGCTGACCGTATCGGCGACCCTGCGCCCGGTCGTCGGCCGCCGAGACCCGTTGCTGCATCACATGGTGGAGCGGATCGCTGACACCTTGGGGCGCACCGATCTCGTGGGGAAACTGCTGCGGGACTCCCTGGCCGACTCGCTGCGCCTGCACATCCTCGACTCCTACGGGGAGCGGTCATCTACACCGCGGCGTGCCGGCCGCGTGCTCGACCAGGCCGCACAGGGGCGTCTCGTCGACTTCCTTCGCGATGGTCTCGACGATGAGATCGATCTCCCAACGATGGCCGAGCTCACCGAGATGAAGGTGGACGCGTTCCGGCGGGCATTCATCCGGACCTTCGGCACGACGCCGTACCAGTACGTGCTCGACCTGCGCATCGAGAAGTCGAAGACCCTCTTGACCACCACTGACCAGTCGATGACTGAGATCAGCATCGCCGCCGGGTTCTCGAGTCCGAGCCACTTCGCAACTACCTTCAAACAGCGCGTTGGGGTCACACCCACCGTGTATCGCAACGGGCTGTGA
- a CDS encoding site-specific integrase, protein MILPAVTAAAEVPALPVDVVERIRVATIDSQSEGTRRAYSSAWRRFEGWCRRSGYESLPAHPTVIAAYLVDAAETVAENGERAYSAVTLSKWCAAIFDRHRRAGMDPNPAAHELVRQTMSGIRRQYAARGDRPRQPRTPLLTDDVMLLVSTAREQATGWASQVCERRDSALLLMGFAGAFRRSELSALTGADVEVHAADGVHVHLRKSKTDQLGEGATYPLPRTQDALRCPACAFVRWAAVVSEYDAGGKDAVIRLITDAPEFGSRHTCRSRAPKIGRRAPVFRSCRNGVLSEGPLSGAGIHAVIRRRASRAGFEPEAVERLGGHSLRAGFVTQAARAGADHHSIMRQTGHRTPAMVTRYVRESAPLIGNAVTVLGL, encoded by the coding sequence ATGATCCTTCCCGCAGTGACAGCCGCAGCAGAGGTACCCGCCCTCCCAGTCGATGTGGTGGAACGGATCCGCGTGGCCACGATCGACTCGCAGTCGGAGGGCACTCGCCGCGCATACAGCTCGGCCTGGCGACGGTTCGAGGGCTGGTGCCGGCGCAGCGGGTACGAGTCGTTGCCGGCGCACCCGACGGTGATCGCCGCCTACCTGGTCGACGCCGCCGAGACGGTCGCCGAGAACGGGGAGCGCGCGTACTCGGCGGTGACGCTCAGCAAGTGGTGCGCGGCGATCTTCGATCGGCACCGCCGCGCGGGCATGGACCCGAACCCCGCAGCGCACGAGTTGGTTCGGCAGACGATGAGCGGTATCCGGCGGCAGTACGCAGCGCGTGGTGACCGCCCACGGCAGCCCCGGACTCCATTGCTCACCGATGACGTGATGCTGCTGGTCTCCACGGCGCGGGAGCAGGCAACGGGCTGGGCGTCGCAGGTGTGCGAGCGACGAGACTCGGCGCTGCTCCTGATGGGCTTCGCCGGCGCGTTCCGACGATCCGAACTGTCAGCGCTGACGGGAGCCGACGTGGAAGTGCATGCCGCGGACGGTGTCCATGTGCACCTGCGCAAGAGCAAAACGGATCAGCTGGGCGAGGGCGCCACATACCCGCTGCCGCGAACGCAGGACGCGCTGCGCTGCCCCGCGTGCGCGTTCGTCCGTTGGGCCGCAGTGGTTTCCGAGTACGACGCCGGAGGCAAGGATGCGGTGATCCGGCTGATCACCGACGCCCCGGAGTTCGGGAGCCGGCACACGTGCCGGTCGCGCGCACCGAAGATCGGCCGCCGAGCGCCCGTGTTCCGGTCGTGCCGCAACGGGGTGCTGTCGGAGGGGCCGCTGTCAGGTGCCGGTATCCACGCGGTCATCAGGCGGAGAGCGTCGAGGGCCGGATTCGAGCCGGAAGCGGTCGAGCGACTCGGTGGGCACTCGCTGCGTGCCGGGTTCGTGACGCAGGCCGCGCGGGCTGGCGCCGATCACCACAGCATCATGCGGCAGACCGGGCATCGGACACCGGCGATGGTGACCCGGTACGTCCGGGAGTCGGCACCGCTGATCGGGAACGCGGTCACGGTGCTGGGTCTGTGA